One Natronomonas moolapensis 8.8.11 genomic region harbors:
- a CDS encoding MBL fold metallo-hydrolase, translating into MSTVRNIARGVQSFTSNAFLVDGERSVLVDAGSGFDAVERIEAATGTLDAVALTHTHPDHVGNLESVVEAFDVDVWGFDPDSGFVDHAVADGDGIRIGDEDYEVLHTPGHKDDHVCLYSAAAGALFAGDLVFADGGYGRTDLEEGDHGALLNSLEYLLSSVDSALSTMYVGHGRTVDADPKHHIELARQTARMRA; encoded by the coding sequence ATGTCCACCGTCCGGAACATCGCGCGCGGCGTCCAGTCGTTCACCAGCAACGCCTTCCTCGTCGACGGCGAACGGAGCGTCCTCGTCGACGCGGGCAGCGGCTTCGACGCCGTCGAGCGAATCGAGGCGGCGACCGGGACGCTCGATGCGGTCGCGCTCACCCACACCCACCCGGACCACGTCGGGAATCTCGAATCGGTCGTCGAAGCCTTCGACGTCGACGTCTGGGGGTTCGACCCCGACAGCGGGTTTGTCGACCACGCGGTCGCCGACGGCGACGGGATCCGGATCGGCGACGAGGACTACGAGGTCCTCCACACGCCGGGGCACAAAGACGATCACGTCTGTCTGTACTCGGCGGCTGCCGGGGCGTTATTCGCCGGCGATCTGGTGTTCGCCGACGGCGGCTACGGCCGGACCGACCTCGAGGAGGGCGACCACGGGGCGCTCCTCAACAGCCTCGAGTACCTGCTTTCGAGCGTCGACAGCGCGCTTTCGACGATGTACGTCGGCCACGGCCGCACCGTCGACGCCGACCCGAAACACCACATCGAACTCGCCCGACAGACTGCTCGAATGCGCGCCTGA
- a CDS encoding Lrp/AsnC family transcriptional regulator — protein sequence MEHADELLELLCENARYSTADLARFTGLSEATIEETIAELEAEGIVQGYTAVVDWDAVDDDRVQAHVELNVTLDRETSYRDVAERVAGFREVQGLRLVSGDYDFALEVEGENMREVSRFISDKVAPIPEITQTVTHYIMETYKQGGHRFDDGDDDDRLSVTP from the coding sequence ATGGAGCACGCCGACGAACTGTTGGAGCTTCTGTGCGAGAACGCTCGGTACTCGACGGCGGACCTCGCCCGCTTCACCGGGCTCTCCGAGGCGACCATCGAGGAGACGATCGCCGAACTCGAGGCCGAGGGGATCGTCCAGGGCTACACCGCGGTCGTCGACTGGGATGCCGTCGACGACGACCGGGTGCAAGCTCACGTCGAACTCAACGTCACCCTGGATCGGGAGACGAGCTACCGCGACGTGGCCGAACGGGTCGCGGGCTTTCGGGAGGTCCAGGGGCTTCGGCTCGTCTCCGGCGACTACGACTTCGCCCTCGAGGTCGAGGGCGAGAATATGCGCGAGGTCTCACGGTTCATCAGCGACAAGGTGGCCCCGATCCCGGAGATCACCCAGACGGTCACCCACTACATCATGGAGACGTACAAACAGGGCGGCCATCGCTTCGACGACGGAGACGACGACGATCGTCTCTCGGTCACGCCATGA
- a CDS encoding MFS transporter — MTRRPAPLVIGLVAGSHAVNHAYLLLFAPAFSLLGEEFGVSLAAVGLALGVVNLVVTAGQLPLGYVSDAYSHTAVLVGSLAFGTLGCLLAAVAPTYEWLLAAAAVMGLGVAGHHPAHYPLISATTTDAYRSRAYSVHGFAGAVGLAVPFAVLPASLALGGGWRDAFFAVGVLGGLYAVGTALAVRRVPRSIARAGALARADAESKGGPIGGHRCRDRLRAVTGRLRGYARTLAGSPVVLVLTALWFVNSVAAWGIRAYAATLLDQGYGLSPGLANTVASAMLAVGAVVLLGGGYLADRTGPMAMLFAGYGSLVVLAVVVANGLLPAIAAVGVVVFLAATIDLSRPARSTLTDLASERSDVGKNFALITLGVSGGGAVAPPAFGYIIEATSVGVAFLVVAATAGLALVLSAWVGRFQGGRAGI, encoded by the coding sequence GTGACGCGCCGCCCGGCACCGCTCGTGATCGGACTCGTAGCGGGCTCTCACGCCGTCAACCACGCGTACCTGTTGCTCTTTGCTCCCGCGTTTTCGCTCTTGGGCGAGGAGTTCGGCGTCTCGCTGGCGGCCGTCGGGCTCGCGCTCGGAGTCGTCAACCTCGTCGTCACCGCTGGACAACTTCCCTTGGGGTACGTCTCCGACGCCTACAGCCACACGGCGGTACTCGTCGGTTCACTCGCGTTCGGCACGCTCGGGTGTCTGCTGGCCGCGGTCGCGCCGACGTACGAGTGGTTGCTCGCCGCCGCGGCGGTCATGGGACTCGGCGTCGCCGGCCACCACCCCGCCCACTACCCGCTCATCTCCGCGACGACGACGGACGCCTACCGATCGCGGGCCTACAGCGTTCACGGCTTCGCCGGCGCGGTGGGGCTTGCGGTCCCCTTCGCCGTTCTCCCGGCGTCGCTGGCGCTCGGCGGCGGCTGGCGGGACGCCTTCTTCGCCGTCGGTGTCCTCGGGGGACTCTACGCCGTCGGCACGGCCCTCGCCGTCCGGCGGGTTCCCCGCTCAATCGCCCGGGCCGGGGCGCTGGCTCGCGCCGACGCCGAGAGCAAGGGCGGCCCCATCGGCGGGCACCGGTGCCGCGATCGGTTGCGGGCGGTCACCGGCCGACTCCGGGGGTACGCCCGCACGCTCGCCGGGTCGCCCGTCGTCCTGGTTCTCACCGCGCTGTGGTTCGTCAACAGCGTCGCCGCCTGGGGTATCCGGGCGTACGCCGCGACGCTTCTGGATCAGGGGTACGGACTGTCGCCGGGACTCGCGAACACCGTCGCGAGCGCGATGCTCGCCGTCGGGGCCGTCGTGTTGCTCGGCGGCGGGTATCTCGCCGATCGGACCGGCCCGATGGCGATGCTGTTCGCGGGGTACGGCTCCCTCGTCGTCCTCGCCGTCGTCGTCGCGAACGGACTCCTCCCGGCGATAGCCGCGGTCGGGGTCGTGGTGTTTTTGGCGGCGACGATCGACCTCTCGCGGCCTGCCCGGTCGACGCTGACCGACCTGGCCTCCGAGCGCAGCGACGTCGGCAAGAACTTCGCGCTCATCACGCTCGGCGTCTCCGGCGGCGGCGCGGTCGCGCCGCCGGCCTTCGGATATATCATTGAGGCGACAAGCGTCGGTGTGGCGTTCCTCGTCGTCGCGGCCACCGCCGGCCTCGCCCTCGTACTCTCCGCGTGGGTCGGCCGGTTTCAGGGCGGACGCGCAGGTATATAA